One window from the genome of Rhodopseudomonas sp. P2A-2r encodes:
- a CDS encoding SDR family oxidoreductase, with protein sequence MTNPTSSSKVILISGASSGIGEATARHLAAAGHRVVLGGRRLERIAAIAGEIRQAGGEALHHELDVTRLGSFRAFVLLAKAHYGRIDVLVNNAGVAPLAMMEELRVCDWNQMIDVNLRGVLHGVAAVLPVMKEQGAGHIVNVASTSAHRIVPTMAVYSATKVAVRALSEGLRQESKDLRVTVISPGMTRTELAGTISDPKAKATISAMMDEQGIPASAVAEAIAYAIGQPGDVDVGEIIVRPTAQG encoded by the coding sequence ATGACGAACCCGACATCATCCAGCAAGGTCATCCTGATCAGCGGCGCCAGCAGCGGCATCGGCGAAGCCACTGCGCGCCATCTGGCTGCAGCCGGCCACCGCGTCGTGCTCGGTGGCCGCCGCCTCGAACGCATCGCGGCCATTGCCGGCGAGATCCGGCAGGCCGGCGGCGAGGCGCTGCATCACGAACTCGACGTCACCCGCCTCGGCAGCTTCAGGGCCTTCGTGCTGCTCGCCAAGGCGCATTATGGGCGGATCGACGTGCTGGTGAACAATGCGGGCGTGGCGCCGCTGGCAATGATGGAAGAGCTGCGGGTCTGCGACTGGAACCAGATGATCGACGTCAACCTGCGCGGCGTGCTGCATGGCGTCGCCGCGGTGCTGCCGGTGATGAAGGAGCAAGGCGCCGGCCACATCGTCAATGTCGCCTCCACCTCCGCGCACCGCATCGTGCCCACCATGGCGGTCTACTCCGCCACCAAGGTCGCGGTGCGGGCGCTGTCGGAAGGGCTGCGACAGGAGAGCAAGGATTTGCGCGTGACCGTGATCAGCCCCGGCATGACCCGGACCGAGCTGGCCGGCACCATCAGCGATCCCAAGGCCAAGGCGACAATTTCCGCAATGATGGATGAGCAGGGTATCCCCGCCTCGGCCGTTGCCGAGGCGATCGCCTACGCCATCGGCCAGCCCGGCGATGTCGATGTCGGCGAGATCATCGTCCGCCCGACGGCGCAGGGGTAA
- a CDS encoding AraC family transcriptional regulator: MALDPYSELADIIARRATGEGSHVTGIGSLSLSRCTAPTPYHHAAQWPCFGLVVQGAKTLELGAERYRYGVGEYLVVSLDLPVTSKVIEASCDEPFLGLGMAIDPAQLKQVLARVRLSPATVAPDAMRGVAVNLAPPELLDAALRLLRLLDRPQDIPAMAPLLEQEILYRLLTGPFGPRLLQIATAETPSNRIAQAIAWLRGNFMRPLRIEDLADQVGMSVSSLHHHFKAVTAMTPIQFQKQLRLHEARRLMFVEQMDVGTAGYSVGYQSPSQFSREYSRLYGQSPLRDVSAARMQMAAE, from the coding sequence ATGGCTCTCGATCCCTATAGCGAACTGGCTGATATCATTGCCCGCAGGGCAACCGGCGAGGGATCCCACGTCACCGGGATCGGCAGCCTGTCTCTGAGCCGCTGCACGGCGCCGACGCCATATCACCACGCCGCGCAATGGCCATGCTTCGGGCTGGTGGTGCAGGGCGCCAAGACCCTCGAACTCGGTGCCGAGCGTTATCGCTACGGCGTCGGCGAATACCTGGTGGTGTCGCTGGACCTGCCCGTGACATCCAAGGTGATCGAGGCCAGTTGCGATGAGCCGTTCCTCGGGCTCGGCATGGCGATCGATCCCGCGCAGCTGAAGCAGGTGCTGGCCCGCGTCCGACTGTCGCCGGCGACCGTGGCGCCGGATGCCATGCGCGGCGTCGCCGTAAACCTCGCGCCGCCCGAACTGCTCGATGCCGCGCTGCGGCTGCTCAGGCTGCTCGACCGGCCGCAGGATATCCCGGCCATGGCACCGCTGCTCGAACAGGAAATTCTCTACCGGCTGCTGACCGGGCCGTTCGGTCCGCGCCTGCTGCAGATCGCCACCGCGGAGACGCCGAGCAACCGCATCGCCCAGGCGATCGCCTGGCTGCGCGGCAATTTCATGCGGCCGCTGCGCATCGAAGACCTCGCCGACCAAGTCGGCATGAGCGTCTCCTCGCTGCATCACCATTTCAAGGCGGTCACTGCGATGACGCCGATCCAGTTTCAGAAGCAGCTGCGGTTGCACGAGGCGCGCCGGCTGATGTTCGTCGAGCAGATGGATGTGGGGACGGCGGGCTACAGCGTCGGCTACCAGAGCCCGTCGCAGTTCAGCCGCGAATACAGCCGGCTGTACGGCCAGTCGCCGCTGCGCGACGTCAGCGCCGCTCGCATGCAGATGGCGGCGGAGTAG